In Musa acuminata AAA Group cultivar baxijiao chromosome BXJ2-8, Cavendish_Baxijiao_AAA, whole genome shotgun sequence, one genomic interval encodes:
- the LOC135584464 gene encoding probable inactive receptor kinase At4g23740 yields the protein MNPRLVFLAASALWLAMSCLGVGAGRLAEDKQALIDFLAAIRLTRGLNWSPSTAVCGRWTGVTCSIDGSRVVAVRLPEIGFGGPIPPNTLSRLSALQILSLNSNNLTGPFPADFANLTALTGLHLQLNSFSGPLPSDFSPWKSLTSLDLSFNDFNGEIPASISGLTQLTALNLSSNSFSGQIPDLELPNLRFLDLSDNNLNGPIPKSLRGFPNSSFSGNALSSTTSSLPPSPPLFPSSITTRKMSESTILGIIVGGCALLFAMLALFLFLCCSRKDEIFVSGKGRRRDRSPEKAVAGSQDANNRLVFFEGCTFAFDLEDLLRASAEVLGKGTFGTAYKAVLEDATTVVVKRLKEVGVGKREFEQQMEMVGMVKHENVVELRAYYYSKDEKLVVYDHYSRGSVSSLLHGKRGQERTPLDWETRLKIALGAARGVAHIHVENNGKLVHGNIKSSNVFLNDQHYGCVSDLGLPSLINPMLPRLSRTAGYRAPEVVDTRKASQPSDVYSFGVLMLELLTGKSPIQITGGGGGGGDEVVHLVRWVHSVLREEWTAEVFDVELLRYPNIEEEMVEMLQIAMNCVARKPERRPKIPEVVGMIEGVRRFDSGNRSSTEAISESSTPTPVQDAEAQTTPQRG from the exons ATGAATCCCAGATTAGTGTTCTTGGCTGCTTCTGCACTCTGGTTAGCGATGTCCTGTCTCGGAGTGGGCGCTGGCAGACTGGCGGAGGACAAGCAGGCATTGATAGATTTCCTCGCCGCCATCCGCCTCACACGCGGCCTCAATTGGAGTCCGTCCACTGCCGTCTGCGGCCGCTGGACCGGCGTCACCTGTAGCATCGACGGCTCCCGCGTCGTCGCCGTCCGCCTCCCGGAGATCGGATTCGGCGGCCCGATCCCGCCCAACACCCTCAGCCGCCTCTCGGCCCTCCAGATCCTGAGCCTCAACTCTAACAACCTCACGGGTCCCTTTCCCGCAGATTTCGCGAACCTCACCGCCCTCACCGGCCTCCATCTCCAGCTCAACAGCTTCTCCGGCCCCCTGCCGTCGGATTTCTCGCCGTGGAAGAGTCTCACGTCTCTCGATCTCTCCTTCAATGACTTCAACGGGGAAATCCCAGCTTCCATCTCCGGCTTAACTCAGCTCACCGCGCTGAACCTCTCTAGTAACTCGTTCTCCGGCCAAATTCCAGATCTTGAGCTCCCAAACCTCCGATTTCTTGATCTCTCCGATAACAATCTTAATGGCCCGATTCCCAAATCCCTCCGTGGTTTTCCAAATTCATCATTTTCTGGTAATGCTTTGTCATCAACTACATCTTCGCTGCCGCCTTCTCCTCCGCTGTTTCCAAGCTCTATAACCACGAGGAAGATGAGTGAATCCACCATCCTAGGAATCATAGTCGGCGGATGTGCTTTGTTATTCGCCATGCTTGCGCTATTTCTCTTCCTTTGCTGCTCCAGGAAAGACGAGATTTTTGTCTCTGGTAAGGGGAGGAGAAGGGACCGGTCACCAGAGAAAGCTGTCGCTGGAAGTCAGGATGCGAACAACCGGCTCGTCTTCTTCGAGGGCTGCACGTTTGCATTTGATTTAGAGGATCTGCTGAGGGCTTCTGCAGAGGTTTTAGGGAAGGGAACGTTTGGGACTGCATACAAAGCAGTACTGGAGGACGCGACGACGGTGGTGGTGAAGCGGCTGAAGGAGGTCGGCGTGGGGAAGAGAGAGTTCGAGCAGCAGATGGAGATGGTGGGCATGGTAAAGCATGAGAACGTGGTGGAGCTGAGGGCGTATTACTACTCCAAAGACGAAAAGCTCGTGGTGTATGACCATTACAGCCGGGGGAGTGTCTCTTCCTTGCTGCATG GGAAGAGAGGGCAGGAGAGGACACCTCTGGACTGGGAAACCAGGCTCAAGATAGCGCTAGGAGCAGCAAGAGGGGTCGCACACATTCACGTGGAGAACAATGGAAAGCTCGTCCATGGCAACATCAAATCGTCCAATGTCTTCCTCAACGACCAGCACTACGGCTGCGTCTCCGACCTGGGCTTGCCATCCCTCATCAACCCGATGCTCCCACGCCTGTCCCGCACCGCAGGTTACCGTGCACCCGAGGTTGTCGACACAAGGAAAGCGTCACAACCTTCCGACGTCTACAGTTTTGGCGTTCTCATGCTCGAGCTGCTCACCGGGAAGTCCCCCATTCAGATaacgggcggcggcggcggtggtggtgatGAGGTGGTCCATTTGGTCCGCTGGGTTCACTCTGTTCTCCGCGAGGAATGGACTGCAGAGGTGTTCGACGTGGAGCTGCTGAGGTATCCCAACATcgaggaggagatggtggagaTGCTTCAGATCGCCATGAATTGCGTGGCGAGGAAACCGGAGCGGAGGCCGAAGATACCAGAGGTGGTTGGAATGATCGAAGGGGTGAGAAGATTCGATAGCGGGAATCGGTCTTCCACAGAAGCCATATCAGAGAGTTCGACACCAACACCAGTACAGGATGCAGAAGCCCAAACAACTCCACAGCGAGGCTAA
- the LOC103995056 gene encoding uncharacterized protein LOC103995056 isoform X1, producing MVREKDVCWEYCDKMDGNKVRCKFCLKVLNGGISRLKFHLSRLPRKGVHPCTKVRDEVTDRVKAIISMKEEGKEVSVVKKQRLVETKSPGIVSNTKVHIPSPESTPPVVKLLTGCTAIRPQSSLDAERCIAEFFFENKLDFSVAHSPSYQLMLEALGGAGFRGPSPEALRTTWLQKLKSEVTLQIKEIEKDWATSGCTIIADTWTDLKSRALINFFVSSPLGTFFHKSVDASTYFKNSKCLYDLFDSIIQDFGPENVVQVITDSSLNYVSVGNHIMQNYNTIFWSACASHCLNLILEDFSKIDWVNRCILQAQSITRFIYNHTWVLDLMRKFTGGQQLVRSGITRSTSNFLALQSMLRHKSRLKHMFNSPEYSSSPYANRPHSISCMDILDDSELWRAVEEIAAVSEPLLKVLRDVSGGKPAIGSIYESMTRAKESIRTYYIMDEGKCKTFLDIVDRRWQNQFHSPLHAAAAYLNPSIQYNPEVKFLGIIKEQFLTVLDKLLPMPELRHDITEQIYIFRKAQGMFGSNLAREARNTTSPGMWWEQYGDSAPGLQRVAVRILSQVCSTSTFERNWSAIQQIHSEKRNRLDKETLSDLLFVHYNLKLGSKGKVADMDPIILDDIDMTSDWVEETENPNPTQWLDRFSSALDGGDLNTRQFSTTSIFNSNDHIFGL from the exons A TGGTTCGAGAGAAAGATGTTTGCTGGGAATATTGTGACAAGATGGATGGAAACAAAGTTAGATGCAAGTTCTGCCTCAAAGTACTGAATGGGGGCATTAGCAGATTGAAGTTTCACCTTTCTCGCTTGCCAAGGAAAGGTGTCCATCCATGCACAAAAGTCAGAGATGAAGTTACTGATAGGGTGAAAGCTATTATATCAATGAAAGAAGAGGGGAAGGAAGTTTCTGTTGTTAAAAAACAAAGATTGGTTGAAACAAAATCTCCGGGAATAGTTTCAAATACAAAAGTGCATATACCCTCACCAGAGAGTACACCTCCTGTCGTGAAGCTTCTTACTGGATGCACGGCAATCAGGCCTCAGTCTTCTCTGGATGCAGAGAGATGCATTGCTGAGTTCTTTTTTGAAAACAAGTTGGATTTCAGTGTTGCACACTCTCCTTCGTATCAGCTTATGCTCGAGGCACTTGGTGGTGCAGGATTTAGAGGGCCGTCGCCAGAAGCCTTGAGGACGACATGGTTGCAGAAGCTCAAGTCAGAGGTCACGCTGCAGATAAAAGAGATCGAAAAAGACTGGGCAACAAGTGGATGTACCATCATAGCTGATACATGGACAGACCTCAAGTCAAGAGCCTTAATCAACTTTTTTGTCTCATCTCCATTGGGAACCTTCTTCCACAAATCTGTTGATGCATCTACGTACTTCAAAAATTCTAAATGCCTCTATGATTTGTTTGATTCTATCATTCAAGATTTTGGCCCAGAGAATGTTGTTCAAGTGATAACTGATAGTTCTTTAAATTATGTCAGTGTGGGGAATCACATCATGCAAAACTACAACACCATCTTCTGGTCCGCTTGTGCTTCTCACTGCCTGAATTTGATTCTGGAGGACTTTTCCAAGATTGATTGGGTAAATAGATGTATCTTGCAAGCACAGTCTATCACAAGATTTATCTATAACCATACCTGGGTGCTTGATCTGATGAGAAAGTTCACTGGGGGTCAGCAGCTTGTTCGCTCAGGCATTACAAGGTCTACATCAAATTTCCTCGCCTTGCAATCAATGTTGAGGCACAAATCAAGGTTGAAACATATGTTCAATAGTCCAGAATATTCATCTTCTCCTTATGCAAATAGACCTCACAGTATATCTTGCATGGATATTCTCGATGACAGTGAACTTTGGAGAGCAGTTGAAGAAATTGCAGCTGTTTCTGAACCTCTTCTGAAAGTATTGAGGGATGTTTCTGGGGGTAAACCTGCAATTGGTTCTATATACGAATCTATGACAAGGGCCAAGGAGTCCATAAGGACTTACTACATAATGGACGAAGGGAAATGCAAGACTTTTCTTGACATAGTCGATAGAAGGTGGCAAAACCAGTTTCACTCACCTCTGCATGCAGCAGCAGCATATTTAAACCCGAGCATACAGTATAATCCAGAAGTTAAATTTCTTGGGATTATTAAGGAACAATTCCTCACTGTCCTAGACAAACTACTGCCGATGCCTGAATTGAGACACGATATCACAGAGCAAATTTATATATTTAGAAAGGCGCAAGGGATGTTTGGGTCGAACTTAGCTAGGGAAGCACGCAATACCACCTCTCCCG GAATGTGGTGGGAGCAGTATGGTGATTCAGCTCCTGGACTGCAACGAGTTGCAGTAAGAATACTCAGTCAGGTCTGCAGCACTTCTACCTTTGAGAGAAACTGGAGCGCGATTCAGCAGATTCACTCGGAAAAGCGTAATAGGCTGGATAAGGAGACTTTGAGTGACCTTCTCTTTGTTCACTACAATCTCAAACTAGGATCCAAGGGAAAGGTAGCTGATATGGATCCTATCATACTTGATGACATTGATATGACCTCGGATTGGGTGGAGGAGACAGAAAACCCAAATCCAACGCAATGGCTCGACCGATTTAGTTCTGCCTTGGATGGTGGAGACTTGAATACCAGACAGTTTAGTACTACATCAATCTTTAATTCAAATGATCACATATTTGGTTTGTGA
- the LOC103995056 gene encoding uncharacterized protein LOC103995056 isoform X2: protein MVREKDVCWEYCDKMDGNKVRCKFCLKVLNGGISRLKFHLSRLPRKGVHPCTKVRDEVTDRVKAIISMKEEGKEVSVVKKQRLVETKSPGIVSNTKVHIPSPESTPPVVKLLTGCTAIRPQSSLDAERCIAEFFFENKLDFSVAHSPSYQLMLEALGGAGFRGPSPEALRTTWLQKLKSEVTLQIKEIEKDWATSGCTIIADTWTDLKSRALINFFVSSPLGTFFHKSVDASTYFKNSKCLYDLFDSIIQDFGPENVVQVITDSSLNYVSVGNHIMQNYNTIFWSACASHCLNLILEDFSKIDWVNRCILQAQSITRFIYNHTWVLDLMRKFTGGQQLVRSGITRSTSNFLALQSMLRHKSSELWRAVEEIAAVSEPLLKVLRDVSGGKPAIGSIYESMTRAKESIRTYYIMDEGKCKTFLDIVDRRWQNQFHSPLHAAAAYLNPSIQYNPEVKFLGIIKEQFLTVLDKLLPMPELRHDITEQIYIFRKAQGMFGSNLAREARNTTSPGMWWEQYGDSAPGLQRVAVRILSQVCSTSTFERNWSAIQQIHSEKRNRLDKETLSDLLFVHYNLKLGSKGKVADMDPIILDDIDMTSDWVEETENPNPTQWLDRFSSALDGGDLNTRQFSTTSIFNSNDHIFGL, encoded by the exons A TGGTTCGAGAGAAAGATGTTTGCTGGGAATATTGTGACAAGATGGATGGAAACAAAGTTAGATGCAAGTTCTGCCTCAAAGTACTGAATGGGGGCATTAGCAGATTGAAGTTTCACCTTTCTCGCTTGCCAAGGAAAGGTGTCCATCCATGCACAAAAGTCAGAGATGAAGTTACTGATAGGGTGAAAGCTATTATATCAATGAAAGAAGAGGGGAAGGAAGTTTCTGTTGTTAAAAAACAAAGATTGGTTGAAACAAAATCTCCGGGAATAGTTTCAAATACAAAAGTGCATATACCCTCACCAGAGAGTACACCTCCTGTCGTGAAGCTTCTTACTGGATGCACGGCAATCAGGCCTCAGTCTTCTCTGGATGCAGAGAGATGCATTGCTGAGTTCTTTTTTGAAAACAAGTTGGATTTCAGTGTTGCACACTCTCCTTCGTATCAGCTTATGCTCGAGGCACTTGGTGGTGCAGGATTTAGAGGGCCGTCGCCAGAAGCCTTGAGGACGACATGGTTGCAGAAGCTCAAGTCAGAGGTCACGCTGCAGATAAAAGAGATCGAAAAAGACTGGGCAACAAGTGGATGTACCATCATAGCTGATACATGGACAGACCTCAAGTCAAGAGCCTTAATCAACTTTTTTGTCTCATCTCCATTGGGAACCTTCTTCCACAAATCTGTTGATGCATCTACGTACTTCAAAAATTCTAAATGCCTCTATGATTTGTTTGATTCTATCATTCAAGATTTTGGCCCAGAGAATGTTGTTCAAGTGATAACTGATAGTTCTTTAAATTATGTCAGTGTGGGGAATCACATCATGCAAAACTACAACACCATCTTCTGGTCCGCTTGTGCTTCTCACTGCCTGAATTTGATTCTGGAGGACTTTTCCAAGATTGATTGGGTAAATAGATGTATCTTGCAAGCACAGTCTATCACAAGATTTATCTATAACCATACCTGGGTGCTTGATCTGATGAGAAAGTTCACTGGGGGTCAGCAGCTTGTTCGCTCAGGCATTACAAGGTCTACATCAAATTTCCTCGCCTTGCAATCAATGTTGAGGCACAAATCAAG TGAACTTTGGAGAGCAGTTGAAGAAATTGCAGCTGTTTCTGAACCTCTTCTGAAAGTATTGAGGGATGTTTCTGGGGGTAAACCTGCAATTGGTTCTATATACGAATCTATGACAAGGGCCAAGGAGTCCATAAGGACTTACTACATAATGGACGAAGGGAAATGCAAGACTTTTCTTGACATAGTCGATAGAAGGTGGCAAAACCAGTTTCACTCACCTCTGCATGCAGCAGCAGCATATTTAAACCCGAGCATACAGTATAATCCAGAAGTTAAATTTCTTGGGATTATTAAGGAACAATTCCTCACTGTCCTAGACAAACTACTGCCGATGCCTGAATTGAGACACGATATCACAGAGCAAATTTATATATTTAGAAAGGCGCAAGGGATGTTTGGGTCGAACTTAGCTAGGGAAGCACGCAATACCACCTCTCCCG GAATGTGGTGGGAGCAGTATGGTGATTCAGCTCCTGGACTGCAACGAGTTGCAGTAAGAATACTCAGTCAGGTCTGCAGCACTTCTACCTTTGAGAGAAACTGGAGCGCGATTCAGCAGATTCACTCGGAAAAGCGTAATAGGCTGGATAAGGAGACTTTGAGTGACCTTCTCTTTGTTCACTACAATCTCAAACTAGGATCCAAGGGAAAGGTAGCTGATATGGATCCTATCATACTTGATGACATTGATATGACCTCGGATTGGGTGGAGGAGACAGAAAACCCAAATCCAACGCAATGGCTCGACCGATTTAGTTCTGCCTTGGATGGTGGAGACTTGAATACCAGACAGTTTAGTACTACATCAATCTTTAATTCAAATGATCACATATTTGGTTTGTGA
- the LOC103995055 gene encoding large ribosomal subunit protein bL21c, which produces MASTLGATALSSVAARFSLPRRTPIAALSSKLRPLSLPSTEVSSSPTPLLPLRPPSTGTRVTRKWKLCAASDETLEPEEAPPAVPEPVEEQLAASTATEAAKGEDVFAVVMVGSRQYIVFPGRFIYTQRLKDANVDDKIILNKVLLVGTRTKAYIGQPVVTNAAVHAVVEEQGLDRKVIVFKYKKKKNYRRNIGHRQPRTRIRITGITGYQDFPAETMPKTFPA; this is translated from the exons ATGGCTTCCACCCTGGGCGCCACCGCGCTGTCCTCCGTAGCCGCCCGCTTCTCTCTCCCCCGCCGAACCCCAATTGCCGCTCTCTCCTCTAAGCTTCGGCCCCTCTCTCTTCCCTCCACCGAGGTCTCCTCCTCTCCGACCCCTCTCCTCCCCCTTCGTCCTCCGTCTACTGGTACTCGTGTAACCCGCAAATGGAAACTATGCGCGGCTTCCGACGAGACCTTGGAGCCCGAGGAGGCTCCGCCGGCGGTGCCAGAGCCCGTCGAGGAACAGTTAGCTGCTTCGACCGCCACCGAGGCTGCCAAGGGGGAAGACGTCTTCGCAGTCGTAATG GTCGGCTCGCGGCAATACATTGTTTTTCCTGGACGGTTCATCTATACCCAGAGGTTGAAAGATGCCAATGTCGATGATAAG ATTATTCTAAACAAAGTATTGTTGGTTGGAACTCGAACGAAGGCATATATTGGACAGCCAGTTGTGACTAATGCGGCTGTACATGCTGTTGTTGAAGAACAG GGGTTAGATCGTAAAGTTATTGTTTTCAagtacaagaagaaaaagaattatCGCCGCAACATTGGTCACCGACAG CCAAGAACACGGATAAGAATAACCGGCATTACAGGATATCAAGACTTCCCTGCTGAAACTATGCCCAAGACATTTCCTGCATAA
- the LOC135618338 gene encoding probable WRKY transcription factor 27, whose protein sequence is MADDDWDLGAVVRSCRSSGTTEAAAAARDNFFLQPPSAVPLDVEQQEAAAEGGEGGDFVGWPDLFRSRDGLQELEELYKPFFPKVQQQRPRGSPSCPSPAAVAGPHQPPPSRQSQRPPSQIPRSKRRKNQQKKVVCHVPTDGLSSDVWAWRKYGQKPIKGSPYPRGYYRCSSSKGCLARKQVERSPADPAMFIITYTAEHNHPVPTHRNTLAGSTRHKFSSPASASASASASASAREDGGNPTSSPPSSSTAAGLSPTTPLTASMEDRNDGEDEELDEDEGMLLVEDMEVMSEQDLLFMGGAEEAGPAAPASSAEVAEFFGGDSGLGEHSFSPAVSA, encoded by the exons ATGGCCGACGATGACTGGGATCTGGGCGCGGTGGTGCGGAGCTGCCGGTCGTCGGGGACGACGGAGGCGGCTGCGGCGGCGAGGGATAACTTCTTTTTGCAACCTCCGTCGGCGGTGCCGCTCGACGTGGAACAGCAGGAAGCAGCGGCGGAGGGAGGGGAAGGTGGCGATTTTGTGGGCTGGCCAGATCTGTTCCGGAGCCGTGACGGCCTTCAGGAGCTGGAGGAGCTCTACAAGCCCTTCTTCCCAAAAGTCCAGCAGCAGCGGCCGCGGGGGAGTCCGTCGTGCCCTTCCCCTGCCGCTGTGGCGGGGCCGCATCAACCGCCGCCGTCCCGTCAGAGTCAGCGGCCTCCCTCCCAGATCCCCCGCTCCAAACGAAG GAAGAATCAGCAGAAGAAGGTGGTGTGCCACGTCCCCACCGACGGGCTCTCCTCCGATGTATGGGCGTGGCGTAAGTACGGCCAGAAACCCATCAAAGGCTCTCCATATCCTCG GGGATACTACAGGTGTAGCAGTTCGAAGGGTTGCCTTGCTCGCAAACAGGTGGAGCGCAGCCCGGCGGACCCGGCCATGTTCATCATCACCTATACCGCCGAGCACAACCACCCGGTGCCCACCCACCGCAACACCCTCGCTGGCAGCACCCGCCACAAGTTCTCTTCTCCTGCCTCTGCCTCTGCCTCTGCCTCTGCCTCTGCCTCAGCCCGAGAAGACGGTGGCAACCCGACCTCAAGCCCCCCGTCGTCGTCCACCGCGGCGGGTCTCTCCCCCACCACCCCCCTCACGGCCTCCATGGAGGACCGCAACGACGGGGAGGACGAGGAGTTGGACGAAGACGAAGGAATGCTACTGGTGGAAGACATGGAGGTCATGAGCGAGCAGGACCTGCTCTTCATGGGCGGCGCGGAGGAAGCAGGCCCCGCCGCCCCCGCTTCGTCTGCGGAGGTCGCGGAGTTCTTCGGCGGCGACAGCGGGCTAGGGGAACACTCCTTTTCCCCCGCCGTGTCTGCCTAA